In Pseudomonas sp. PDNC002, the DNA window CTCGCTGAGCTATCTCAAGCGCCTGCCGGTGGCGCAACTGAAGATCGACCGGGTCTTCATCCAGGGCCTGCTCGACGATCCGGAGGACCTCTCCATCCTGCAGGCGATCCTTGGCCTCGCGGAAGCCTTCAAGTGCGAGATCATCGCCGAAGGCGTGGAGACGACCCACCACGGCGCGCGGCTGCTGGAGCTCGGCTGTCTGCTCGGGCAGGGCGCCGGCATTGCCCGGCCGATGCCCGCCGACGAACTGCTCGACTGGTACCAGCGCTGGCAGCGCCGCCCGACCTGGGCAGCGGCGGGCAACTGATCACCGGCAAGTCGACCAGTCGGACGTCGCACCAGCAGCGCCGGCCCAGTATCCTTGCTCACGACTTTCGTGGCCGGACGCCGATCCCATGCATTACCAGAACATCCTCTTCGACCTCGACGGCACCCTCACCGACCCGCGCGAGGGCATCACCCGCTCGATCCAGTACGCGCTCGCCCAGCTAGGCATCGACGAGCCCGACCTGCGCCAGCTCGAACACTTCATCGGCCCGCCGCTGCTGCAGTGCTTCATGAGCACCTACGACTTCGACGAGGCGCGCGCCTGGGAAGCGGTGAACCACTACCGCGTGCGCTTCAAGGACACCGGGCTGTACGAGAACAAGGTATTCGACGGCGTTGGCGAGCTGCTGCAGCTGCTCGGCGGCCAGGGCCGCACCTTGTACATCTGCACCAGCAAGCCGACCGTGTTCGCGGCGGAAATCGCCCGCCACTTCGACTTTGCCCGGCACTTCAAGGTGATCTACGGCAGCGAGCTGGACGGCACCCGCACCAACAAGGTGGAGCTGATCGAGCACCTGCTGGGGATCGAGAAGCTGGACCTGGCGCAGACGCTGATGATCGGCGACCGCAAGCACGACCTGATTGGCGCGCACCGCAATGGCCTGTCCGCTGCGGGTGTTGGCTATGGCTTCGGCAGCCGTGACGAGCTGATGGCGGAAAGCCCGGCGCACTACTTCGCAAGCATGGACGAGCTGCGCGCGGCGTTTGCCTGAGGCTTCTGTACCGGAGCAGCTCGCGAGCAAGCCCCCGCCTACCTATAGGTGCAGAGGAGCTTCCGAATGGGGGTAGGAGCGGATCTTATCCGCGAAATCCCGCGCAGCTGGGACGAAGAGCATCGCGGATAAGATCCGCTCCTACGAAGAGCTGGGACTCAGGCGCGTAACCACTCCCCATGCGGCCCAGCAGATTCCTGTGCCGGAGCGGCTCGCGAGCATGCGCTCACCTGCAGGTGCAGGGGAGCTTCCGAATGGGGGTAGGAGCGGATCTTATCCGCGAAATCCCCACGCAGCTGGGACGAAGAGCATCGCGGATAAGATCCGCTCCTATGAAGGGCTGGGATTCAGG includes these proteins:
- a CDS encoding HAD family hydrolase, which encodes MHYQNILFDLDGTLTDPREGITRSIQYALAQLGIDEPDLRQLEHFIGPPLLQCFMSTYDFDEARAWEAVNHYRVRFKDTGLYENKVFDGVGELLQLLGGQGRTLYICTSKPTVFAAEIARHFDFARHFKVIYGSELDGTRTNKVELIEHLLGIEKLDLAQTLMIGDRKHDLIGAHRNGLSAAGVGYGFGSRDELMAESPAHYFASMDELRAAFA